TCGTCTACCGCGACTTCGCGGTCCAAGACGCCAACCGCGCCTACCGGGTGGGTCCGGTGCTGGAGCTGGCCGCGCATTCGCAGTCGGCGGCGTCGAAACTGCGCGCGGCGGCGCTTCCGCACCTGCGGCGGCTGGTGGACCTGCTGGACGAGTCGGTCAACCTGACCGTGCGGACCGGGGACACGGCCCGGTTCATCGCGAGCGTCGAGTGCTCGCAGGCCTTGCGGGTCGGTTCACGCGAAGGGATGGTTTTCCCGGTGCATCAGACGACGGCCGGTCTGCTGTTGCTCGCCGAACTGCCGCCCGAACAGGTCGAGGAACTCTACGCGGTCGACAAGCCCGGCGAGCGTCCGGACCTGGCCGAGCTGCGGGCCGACCTGGCGCGCGTGCGGCGCAGCGGTTTCGCGCTCAACCAGGGCCGATCCGAACGCGGAGTGGTCGCGGTCGGCGTGCCGGTGCACGGGGCCGACGGTGTGGTGGTGGCCGGGTTGTCGGTGTCGATGCCGAGCGTGCGGTACCGGAAAGACCAGCTGCCGACGCTGGTGACGTCGTTGCGCGCGACCGCGGCCGCGCTGGAGGCGGATCTGCGCGGCTAACGCTGGTCTTCCCGGGCGAGTGCCGCCGCGAAAGCCGCGTGCACGTTGAGGAATTGCTGCACCGGCAGTTCCGCCGCGACCCCGGGACGCTGCGGGGCCAGCCGCTTGGCCGCCCAAGCGCCCCACCGCACGTGGGCTTCCTCGACGCTCAAATGGGCCGCCTCGGCCGCGTGGCGAGCGTTGACGCCGTCCAGAATCGCCTGGTGCATCAGCGCGGGAGTCGAGCGTTGTTCCCAGGCTCGCAAGGACGCCATCGACGAAAGCCGATGCAGCGTCGACGACACCGTCCGCGGTGCGTGCCGGGGTAGCGGAAACCCGCGTTCGAGCGGTCCTCTCGGCGGCGTCGTGCCGTCGGCGTTGTCAGTGATCAAGCTCGTCATCAGAGTCCCTCCGCGGTGCGGTTACCCGCCTTCGCCCGGACGAAACCCTTGATCGGCCGACGGTACGGGCGCTGGCCGGCTGCAGCGGGTCGATGTCCACCGGATCCAGCGGCGGGTCGCGCTGCAGGGAGCCGAGCGCGGCCTTGGCGACCGCGAGGATCGGCACCGCGAGCAAGGCCCCGACGATCCCGGCGATTTCCAGGCCGAGCGCGATGCCGAGCACCACGGCCAGCGGGTGCAGCCGCACCGCGCGCCCGAGCAGGAACGGCTGCAGCACATGGCTTTCCAGCTGCATCACCGCGACGACGATCGCGAGCACGATGCCCGCGGCGACGAATCCGTTGGCGACCAGGGCGATGAGCACGGCGACCGCGCCGGTCACCACCGCGCCGAGGATCGGGATGAACGCGCCGATGAAGATCAGCGCCGCCAGCGGCACCGCGAGCGGGACCCCGACCAGCCAGATGCCGAGTCCGATGCAGACCGCGTCCACACAGGCCACCGCCACGGTCGCGCGCACGTAGCTGACCAGCGACGCGAAGCCGCGGCGACCGGCGACGTCGATCTCGTCGCGAGTGGCGGAGGGCACGATCTTCAGCAGGAAGTGCCAGACCTGATTGCCGCTGTAGAGGAAGAAGACGAGCACGAACAGCGTCAGCAGCATCTCGGTGAGCACGCCGCCGACGGTCGCGGCGGTGGACAGCACCCGCGTGGTGAGTTCGGCGGTGTTGCCCTGGATCGCGCTGACCGCCTTGTCGAGCAGCTGCTGCAGCTGCGGAAGATGCAGCGGTCCGTGCTGCAGCCAGTTGTTGATGCGCGCGAGACTCGCTCCGACCTGGTTGCCCAGCTGCGGCAGGCTCGCGGTCACCGTGGTGACGACCAGCGTGAGGACCCCGCCGAGGACCGCGAGTCCGACGATGATCGCGACGAGCGTGGCCAGCGCGCGCGGCACGTGCCAGCGCACCAGCCGCTCCACCAGCGGCGCGAACAACGCCGACAGGAGCAGGGCGATCCCGATCGGGACGGTGACGGCCGAGAGGTAGCCGAGCGTCCACGCGGCGACCCCGAGCATGGTGAGAACGATCAGGAACCGCCAGCTGGCCGCCGCCGCTACCCGCAGCGACCACGGCACCGCGTCGGCGGCTTCCCGGCGGCGATGGCGGTTCGCGCCCGCGACCCGGCGAGGCGGGGCGGTCATCACGCCGCCGCCTTGGCGGACAAGGGTTCGGCGACCGATTCGAGCGAGCGCCGTTCGGCCTTGATCCCCAGAACCGCCTCGGCGATCCCGCCCGCGATCATCATGCCCGCTCCGAGGTAGTAGCCGAAGGCGACGTTGCCCACGACGCCGGTTTCGACCAGGCTGCCGAACAGCACCGGCCCGACGATCCCGCCGAGCCCGGTGCCGACGGAGTAGAAGATCGCGATCGCCAGCGCCCGCACTTCCAGCGGGAAGATCTCCGACACCGTGAGGTACGCGGAGCTGGCCCCGGCCGAAGCGAGGAAGAACACCGCGCACCAGGAGACGGTCAGGGTGACCGCGGACAGCACGCCCGCTTGGAACAGCAAGCCGGTCCCGACGAGCAGCACGCCGGAGCCCAGGTAGCTGGTGATGATCATCGGACGGCGGCCGATCGAATCGAAGAACCGCGCGAGGACGAGCGGACCGACGAAGCTGCCCGCCGCGAGCGGCACCAGGTAGAGCCCGACCGAGCCGCTGGAAACGCCGAAGAACCGGCTCAGCACCAGGCCTTGGGTGAAGTAGACGGCGTTGTACAGGAACGCTTGCCCGACGAAGAGGGCGAGCCCGAGCAGCGTCCGTTTCGGATAGCTGCGCACGAGGGTCACCGCGACTTCGGTCAGGCTGGTGCGGGTGCGTTCCTCGACCTCGATGGTGTCGTCGACCGGTTCGAGCCGCTCGCCGGTCGCCTTCTCGACGCGGTCCTCGATGCCGGTGACGACCTGGTCAGCCTCCTCGGCGCGGCCGTGGGTGAACAGCCAGCGCGGGCTTTCCGGCACGGTGCGGCGGACGATCAGGATGAACAGGCCGAGCACCGCGCCCAGCCCGAAGGCCAGCCGCCAGCCCAGCCAGGCCGGGATCAGGCCGACGTCGAGCAGGACCAGGCTGAGTGCCGCGCCGCCTGCCGCGCCGAACCAGTACGAGCCGTTGACCGCGAGGCTGACCGTCGCGCGCCAGCGGGCGGGCACGAGTTCGTCGATCGCGGAGTTGATCGCCGCGTACTCGCCGCCGATGCCGGCTCCGGTGAGGAACCGCATGACGAAAAACCACCACGGCGCAAAGGAAAACGCGGTCAGCACGGTGGCCAGCAGATAGAGCCCGAGCGTCAGCAGGAACAGGCGTTTCCGGCCCCAGCGGTCGGTCAGATAGCCGAAGAAGAGCGAACCGCAGACCGCGCCTGCCACGTAGCACGAGGTCGCCAGCCCGACTTGGGTTTCGGAAAGGACCAATCCGCTGCCGGGTTCGGTCAGCCGGTCGGACAACGCGCTGACGATGGTCACCTCGAGCCCGTCGAGGATCCACACCGTGCCCAGCCCGACGAGCATCAGCCAATGCCACGACGACCAAGGCAGCCGGTCCATCCTCGCCGGCACATCGGTTCGCACCACATCCATCACCTCGCGGCGCGAATTCCCGGCGGAGATCACCCGCAAACGGCTTGGTTGCCCAAACCGGAAAGTTCGCCGGGTCGCCGATCAGCCGACCTGTGCGGTCTCCCGGCATGCCTTCTGCCCTCGCGTCTGCGACCCCGCTACGCCGACGAAGACCTCGTCGACAATGACCCCGCTACGCCCGAAACGGATTTTTGCGAGCGCCGCACCGACCCTCCCTGGTCAGAACCAGTCGAGCGCGCGCAGCACGAAGAACGCGGCCACCCCGAGCACGAGGACCGCCACCGCGACGAGCCACCCGACGGGGAGCTTGCGCGAAGGCATCGGCTGCGGATGCGAAAGTCCCGAAGTCTGCCCGGCGTCGGGCGGGGTGTCGCCGGGCGGCACGGAACCGCCCGGTTCGAGACCCGGCACGTCGTCGGGTTCGGGTCCGGGTGCGGTCATGTCCGGTCTCCTCGTCGTCGATGCGGTCACCGGAGGGGTTTGCCGCTCAGGACGCCGGTAAACGCGCACGGCCCGGCAAACCGGTCGCGCCGCGCGGTTCCGTCCACTGTGGATCTCTAGCGCCCGGCCAGCACCCGCTCGGCGATCGCGACCATGGCCTCGGTCAGCAGTGCCATCTGGTCGCGCATGGAACGGTCCGGTTCCGCCTGCCAGGCGACGAACGCGCCGTCGAATCCGGCGATGCCGAAGTAGTCCAGCGCCTCGCCCACCTTGTCCGCCGCTTCGGGCCCGACGCTGGCCCACGACTGCGAGATCATCCGGCGCATGTGCTGCCGTCCGTCGGCGCGCACGCGTTCGATGATCTCCTTCACCTCGACGTCCGCGACCGCCTCGGCGCTCATCAGCAGGATCAGGTGCAGCCGGAGGAAGTCGGGTTTCGCGGCGAACACCTCGCCGGTGCGCTGCAGGAACCAGCCGAGCAGTTCCGCGGGCGGCAGGTCCTGCGGCGGATTCGCCTGCGACTCGCGCAGGTGCCGGAAGAACTCGTACGCCCCGCGTTCCATGACGGCCGACAGCAGCCCGCCCTTGGACTGGAAGTGGTGGTAGATCGCGCTTTTCGGCAGGCCGGTCTCGGTGCTGAGCACCGACATCGTCGTGGCGGAATAGCCGCGTTCGGCCATGATCCGCGACGCCGTGTCGAGGATTTCCTCCCGGGAACGCCGTCCCCGCCGGTTCCCGGCCCGCGCTGTGTCCACGCCGAGCAGCATAGGGCCGCCGGTTTTCTGCACACCGGAATCGTGCGCGACGCGTCTTGACGAACCCCGGGTCCAGGTGTGACCGTAGCCACTAATGAACCGAACGACCGGTCCAAAACTGTGGAGCCTGGGACATGAGTGAGCACTACGACGCCGACGTCGCCGTCGTCGGATACGGCCCGACGGGCCTGGCCGGGGCGCTGACCCTGGCCGCGAAGGGCGCGCGGGTGGCCGCGTTCGAACGGGACCAGGACGTCTACGCCCGGGCGCGGGCGGTCACGATCAACGACTGGACCATGCGGATCCTGCAGGACCTCGGCGTCGACGACCGGGTCGAGCGGGTCGTCGAACCGCAGCGGGCGCTGCGCTGGGTGACCTACGACGGCCGCGAGGTGATGCGCGTCGAGCATCCGCCGAGCACGCTGGGCACTCGCGGGAGCAAGCCGCGGTTCTACAACATCTACCAGCCGGCTCTCGAGACCGAGCTGCGTCGCTGCGGCGAGGAGCGCTCCGGTCTGACGGTGCGGTACGGCGTCGAGGTGGTCGGTGTCGAGCAGGACGCCAGCGGCGTGACCGTCACCGCGCGCGACCGCGAGACCGGGGAGGAGACCGCCACCCGCACCCGGTACGCGATCGCGGCCGACGGCGGCTCGTCCCCGGTGCGGAAGATGCTCGGCATCCCGATGCACGGCGACACCGGCGACACGCTGTGGATCGTCATCGACTGCCGGGTCAAGCGCTGGTGGCCGGACCGCGATTTCCTCACCTTCTGGACCGACCGCGAACGCCCGGTCGTCGACATCGCCCTCTCGGCGGGCAACCACCGGTGGGAAATCCCGCTCAAGGCCGCCGAAACCGAGGCGGACTTCCCGACGGACGCGCAGGTGTGGCCGCTGCTGCGCGCACTGGGCGTGACCGAGGACGACGTCGAAATCCACCAGTACGCGTTCTACCGCCACCACGTCCGGATGGCCGAAACCTACCGGCGGGGCCGGGTTTTCCTCGCCGGCGACGCCGCGCACCTGATGCCGCCGTGGGCGGGCGCGGGCATGCAGACCGGCCTGCGCGACGCGTACGACCTGGGCTGGAAGATCGCCGGGATCGTCCGCGGGGAACTGGGCGAGGACTGGCTCGACACCTACGAGGCCGAACGCCGCCCGTCCGCCGAGTTCTACACCGGGCTGGCCGTCGCGCTGGGCCGGGTGATCAAGCAGGAGGCGACCCCGGCGGAGATCGAGGCGATGAACACGGTCCCGACGGACCTGGTCACGCCGTGGGAGCCGCCGCTCAACGCCCCGCCGACCCTCGCCGCCGGATGGCTGCGCGGCGAGACCGGCGACGCGTCCGTCGTCGGCCGGTACCTTCCGCAGCCGCTCGCATGCGACGCCGTCGGCCGGATCGACCGGCTGGATGCGTTGCTGCCCAACGGTTTCGTGCTCCTCGGCAACGACCTCGACCCGGCGACCCTGCTCACCCCCGAGGAGAAGGCCGGTTGGGACGCCCACGGCGCGTCCTACGTCGCCGTCCGCCCCCGCACCGCGTACACCCAGGCCGCGGCCGACCTCGTCGACATCGAGGACGCGCTGCTGCCCTGGCTCGACCGCTACGGCGTCCAAGCGATCGCCGTGCGCCCGGACAAGTTCGTCGCCGCGGCCGACAAGACCGGCCTCGCCACCCCTGTTGTGCAGTCTGGAAAGGAATCCCGATGACCGTGAAAGAACTCGCCTACGTCGTTTACGAGGTGAGCGACCTCGCCGCATGGGAGCGCTTCGCGGTCTCCCTGCTCGGCATGCAACTGGGGGAGAAGTCCGCCGACGGCCTCACCTTGCGCACCGACGAGAAGGCGCACCGCTGGATCCTCACCGAAGGCCCCGCCGACGACCTGGTCCGCAGCGGCTACGCGGTTTCGTCCTCGGCCGAGCTGGATGCCCTGGTCGCCCGGCTGCGGCAGGCGGGCGTCGAGACCCAGGAAGGCGACGCCGGCCTGGCCGCCGCGCGGAAGGTCGACCGGATCGTGCTCGTCACGGACCCGCTGGGCAACGTGCTCGAACTGGTCACCGGCCTGGCCGACGCCGAAACGCCGTTCCGCAGCGACCTGCTGCTCGGCGAGTTCGTCACCGGAACCGGTGGTGCGGGGCACCAGGTGCTGCTGGCCAACGGCGTCCCGCGGGAGACCTACCTGGAGTTCTACGAGGGACTGCTCGGCTTCAAGCTCAGCGACATCATTGTCGAGGAGGTCGCGCCCGGGATCGTCGCGGACCTGGCGTTCCTGCACTGCAACCCGCGGCACCACTCGGTCGCGTTCGGCGACATGCCGCACCCGAAGCGGACGCACCACTTCATGATCGAGGTCTCCGACATCCGCGACGTCGGCCTGGCCTACGACCGGTGCCTCGACGCGAAGCAGCCGTTCGAGATGACGCTCGGCATGCATCCGAACGACCACATGTTCAGCTTCTACGTCCGTACGCCGTCGGGCTTCTCCGTCGAGTACGGCTGGGGCGGCCTGCTGATCGACGACGAGACCTGGGAGGTGCGGACGCTCGACCAGCTGCACTGGTGGGGGCACCGCGCGCCGGAGGCCGTCGCGGAACAGCTCGCCGGGGGTGCGCTCTGATGACTTCGCGCTACGTGCGGACCCGCGACTGGAAAATCCACTACCACGAGGCCGGCGAAGGCCACCCGCTGATCCTCCTGCACGGCGGCGGCCCCGGCGCGACGGGCTGGAGCAACTACTCGCCGAACATCGAGGCCCTGTCCCGGAATTTCCGGGTGATCGCCCCGGACATGCCAGGCTGGGGCGACTCCGACGGCGCGGACTTCGCCACCCTCGACCACGTCGAAGCCGCGACCCAGCTGCTGGACGCGCTGGACATCGAAAAGGCGGCCTTCGTCGGCAACTCGATGGGCGGCCACACCTCGTTGCGGCTCGCGGTGGAACGCCCGGACCGCGTGTCGCACCTGGTGACGATGGGCCCGCCGATCCAGATGAAGCCCTTCCTCTTCGGCGCCGGCGGCGGCCCGACCGAGGGTTTGAAGATCATGTTCGAGACCTACTCCGACGCCAGCCCCGAAGGCATGCGCCGTCTGGTCGAAATCATGGTCTACGACAAGGCCCGGTTCGCGACGCCGGAATTGTGCCGGGAACGGTCGGACGCGGCCCTCGCCCGCCCCGAACACTTGCGCGCCGTCGCGTCGGCCGTCCCGAAAGCCCCGATCCCGATCTGGCTCGACCTCGCGGCGGTTTCCGGCATCACCGCGCCGACCCTGCTGATCCACGGCCGCGACGACCGGGTCGTGTCGTTCGAATCGACTCTTTTCCTGGCCGCGAACATCCCGGATTCCCGGGCGGTTCTGCTGAATCGGTGCGGGCATTGGGCGCAGCTGGAGCACGCGGCGGAATTCAACCGGCTGGTGACGGATTTCGTTCTGCACCACTGATTTCCGCGTTGACGGGGCCGTCTCGTGCGCCGAGACGGCCCCTGTCGCCGGGGCAATCCGGTCAGCGTTCGCCCAGCACCTCGGCATTGTGCTGCCCGACCCCCGGAGCAGGCCCCGGCGGAAGCCGGTCCCCGTTCACCTGGATCGGCGACTTCGGCGCCCAATGCGCTCCCGCACCGGGCTGGTCGATCTCCCCGAACAGCGCCAGTCTGCGCAACGCGGCACCGCCGTTCTGGCCGAGTTCGGCGAAGCTCCGGTACCGCTCCCACAGGATCCGGTGCCGCGTCAGCGTTTCCGCCATCTCGGCGTACGGAGTCCGCGCGAACCACCGCGCCAGCAGCGGGGTGATCACGTCTCGATGCCGGTACCGGTCGGACTCGGTGGTGAACGAGATGCCCAGT
The nucleotide sequence above comes from Amycolatopsis sp. AA4. Encoded proteins:
- a CDS encoding FAD-dependent monooxygenase; translated protein: MSEHYDADVAVVGYGPTGLAGALTLAAKGARVAAFERDQDVYARARAVTINDWTMRILQDLGVDDRVERVVEPQRALRWVTYDGREVMRVEHPPSTLGTRGSKPRFYNIYQPALETELRRCGEERSGLTVRYGVEVVGVEQDASGVTVTARDRETGEETATRTRYAIAADGGSSPVRKMLGIPMHGDTGDTLWIVIDCRVKRWWPDRDFLTFWTDRERPVVDIALSAGNHRWEIPLKAAETEADFPTDAQVWPLLRALGVTEDDVEIHQYAFYRHHVRMAETYRRGRVFLAGDAAHLMPPWAGAGMQTGLRDAYDLGWKIAGIVRGELGEDWLDTYEAERRPSAEFYTGLAVALGRVIKQEATPAEIEAMNTVPTDLVTPWEPPLNAPPTLAAGWLRGETGDASVVGRYLPQPLACDAVGRIDRLDALLPNGFVLLGNDLDPATLLTPEEKAGWDAHGASYVAVRPRTAYTQAAADLVDIEDALLPWLDRYGVQAIAVRPDKFVAAADKTGLATPVVQSGKESR
- a CDS encoding DUF6480 family protein; this encodes MTAPGPEPDDVPGLEPGGSVPPGDTPPDAGQTSGLSHPQPMPSRKLPVGWLVAVAVLVLGVAAFFVLRALDWF
- a CDS encoding alpha/beta fold hydrolase; the encoded protein is MTSRYVRTRDWKIHYHEAGEGHPLILLHGGGPGATGWSNYSPNIEALSRNFRVIAPDMPGWGDSDGADFATLDHVEAATQLLDALDIEKAAFVGNSMGGHTSLRLAVERPDRVSHLVTMGPPIQMKPFLFGAGGGPTEGLKIMFETYSDASPEGMRRLVEIMVYDKARFATPELCRERSDAALARPEHLRAVASAVPKAPIPIWLDLAAVSGITAPTLLIHGRDDRVVSFESTLFLAANIPDSRAVLLNRCGHWAQLEHAAEFNRLVTDFVLHH
- a CDS encoding VOC family protein, which produces MTVKELAYVVYEVSDLAAWERFAVSLLGMQLGEKSADGLTLRTDEKAHRWILTEGPADDLVRSGYAVSSSAELDALVARLRQAGVETQEGDAGLAAARKVDRIVLVTDPLGNVLELVTGLADAETPFRSDLLLGEFVTGTGGAGHQVLLANGVPRETYLEFYEGLLGFKLSDIIVEEVAPGIVADLAFLHCNPRHHSVAFGDMPHPKRTHHFMIEVSDIRDVGLAYDRCLDAKQPFEMTLGMHPNDHMFSFYVRTPSGFSVEYGWGGLLIDDETWEVRTLDQLHWWGHRAPEAVAEQLAGGAL
- a CDS encoding TetR/AcrR family transcriptional regulator encodes the protein MDTARAGNRRGRRSREEILDTASRIMAERGYSATTMSVLSTETGLPKSAIYHHFQSKGGLLSAVMERGAYEFFRHLRESQANPPQDLPPAELLGWFLQRTGEVFAAKPDFLRLHLILLMSAEAVADVEVKEIIERVRADGRQHMRRMISQSWASVGPEAADKVGEALDYFGIAGFDGAFVAWQAEPDRSMRDQMALLTEAMVAIAERVLAGR
- a CDS encoding AI-2E family transporter; protein product: MTAPPRRVAGANRHRRREAADAVPWSLRVAAAASWRFLIVLTMLGVAAWTLGYLSAVTVPIGIALLLSALFAPLVERLVRWHVPRALATLVAIIVGLAVLGGVLTLVVTTVTASLPQLGNQVGASLARINNWLQHGPLHLPQLQQLLDKAVSAIQGNTAELTTRVLSTAATVGGVLTEMLLTLFVLVFFLYSGNQVWHFLLKIVPSATRDEIDVAGRRGFASLVSYVRATVAVACVDAVCIGLGIWLVGVPLAVPLAALIFIGAFIPILGAVVTGAVAVLIALVANGFVAAGIVLAIVVAVMQLESHVLQPFLLGRAVRLHPLAVVLGIALGLEIAGIVGALLAVPILAVAKAALGSLQRDPPLDPVDIDPLQPASARTVGRSRVSSGRRRVTAPRRDSDDELDH
- a CDS encoding IclR family transcriptional regulator, whose amino-acid sequence is MEKRFKAPPPYAVASVDNALRIAAMLQLEGPLTVSEVAERIGVAPSTAHRLLAMLVYRDFAVQDANRAYRVGPVLELAAHSQSAASKLRAAALPHLRRLVDLLDESVNLTVRTGDTARFIASVECSQALRVGSREGMVFPVHQTTAGLLLLAELPPEQVEELYAVDKPGERPDLAELRADLARVRRSGFALNQGRSERGVVAVGVPVHGADGVVVAGLSVSMPSVRYRKDQLPTLVTSLRATAAALEADLRG
- a CDS encoding MFS transporter, coding for MVRTDVPARMDRLPWSSWHWLMLVGLGTVWILDGLEVTIVSALSDRLTEPGSGLVLSETQVGLATSCYVAGAVCGSLFFGYLTDRWGRKRLFLLTLGLYLLATVLTAFSFAPWWFFVMRFLTGAGIGGEYAAINSAIDELVPARWRATVSLAVNGSYWFGAAGGAALSLVLLDVGLIPAWLGWRLAFGLGAVLGLFILIVRRTVPESPRWLFTHGRAEEADQVVTGIEDRVEKATGERLEPVDDTIEVEERTRTSLTEVAVTLVRSYPKRTLLGLALFVGQAFLYNAVYFTQGLVLSRFFGVSSGSVGLYLVPLAAGSFVGPLVLARFFDSIGRRPMIITSYLGSGVLLVGTGLLFQAGVLSAVTLTVSWCAVFFLASAGASSAYLTVSEIFPLEVRALAIAIFYSVGTGLGGIVGPVLFGSLVETGVVGNVAFGYYLGAGMMIAGGIAEAVLGIKAERRSLESVAEPLSAKAAA